In one Hominilimicola fabiformis genomic region, the following are encoded:
- a CDS encoding response regulator transcription factor, translated as MRILVVEDELHLSEALSHILKKNNYTVDVANDGETGLDNALSGIYDVIVLDIMLPKTDGITVLKTLRSEGFDTPVILLTAKNEISDKVLGLDSGADDYLAKPFNTEELLARIRALGRRRGEIVSNTNTISYGDITLNTSSLKLTAGSSEITLTLKESELLEHLMLHKEIVCSKEQIIEKLWGFDSEAESNHVEVYISFLRKKLAFVHSKVSINTVRGVGYTLSE; from the coding sequence ATGCGAATACTTGTTGTAGAGGACGAGCTTCATTTATCGGAGGCTTTGTCACATATATTAAAGAAAAACAATTACACCGTTGACGTTGCAAACGACGGTGAAACAGGACTTGACAACGCATTAAGCGGTATATATGACGTCATTGTCCTTGATATAATGTTACCTAAAACGGACGGTATAACCGTTTTAAAAACCCTGCGTTCAGAGGGTTTTGACACACCTGTTATACTTCTTACCGCAAAAAATGAAATTTCCGACAAAGTTCTCGGACTTGACAGCGGTGCGGACGATTACCTCGCAAAGCCGTTTAACACCGAAGAACTGCTTGCAAGAATAAGGGCATTAGGCCGCAGACGCGGTGAAATAGTTTCAAACACAAATACTATCTCATACGGCGACATAACTCTTAACACTTCTTCATTAAAGCTGACGGCAGGTTCATCGGAAATAACTCTTACATTAAAAGAAAGCGAACTGCTTGAACATTTAATGTTACACAAAGAAATAGTTTGTTCAAAGGAACAGATTATAGAAAAATTATGGGGTTTTGATTCTGAGGCTGAATCCAATCACGTTGAAGTATATATATCATTTCTCCGCAAAAAACTTGCGTTCGTACATTCAAAGGTGTCCATTAACACCGTAAGAGGTGTCGGCTACACTTTAAGCGAATAG
- a CDS encoding polyphosphate polymerase domain-containing protein, with amino-acid sequence MAIEIFNRYEHKYKLDTKTFNKVLEIMDEHMELDSHCGEHSLYTIANIYYDTKDNSLIRESLSKPAYKEKLRLRSYGVPDMDSKVFLEIKKKYRGLVNKRRTTLELGEAYDFIETGVKPELQDYMNGQVLNELEYCLNLYDLEPKVYIAYDRLAYFEKGNDDLRISFDTNIRTRRSDLLLESGDHGKRLLDSDVWLMEIKTSLAKPLWLCEMLSEFEIRSSSFSKYGTEYKNMMARQKEMPKQKIFVFGNQKQAV; translated from the coding sequence ATGGCAATAGAGATTTTTAATCGTTACGAGCATAAATATAAGCTCGACACGAAAACTTTTAATAAGGTTTTGGAGATTATGGATGAGCATATGGAACTTGATTCGCATTGCGGCGAACATTCGCTTTATACCATAGCAAATATTTATTACGACACGAAAGACAATTCTCTTATAAGAGAGTCGCTTTCAAAACCGGCATATAAGGAAAAGTTAAGACTTCGTTCTTACGGTGTACCGGATATGGATTCAAAGGTGTTTCTTGAAATAAAGAAGAAATACAGAGGGCTTGTGAATAAACGCCGTACAACATTGGAACTTGGAGAGGCATATGATTTTATTGAAACAGGAGTGAAACCGGAATTACAGGATTATATGAACGGTCAGGTTTTGAATGAACTTGAATATTGCCTTAATTTGTACGACCTTGAGCCGAAAGTCTATATCGCATATGACAGATTGGCTTATTTTGAAAAAGGCAATGACGATTTGAGAATATCGTTTGATACAAACATTCGTACAAGAAGAAGTGATTTATTGCTGGAGTCGGGCGACCACGGAAAAAGACTTTTAGACAGTGACGTGTGGCTTATGGAAATAAAAACAAGTTTGGCAAAACCGTTGTGGCTTTGCGAAATGCTTTCGGAATTTGAAATTCGTTCATCAAGTTTTTCAAAATACGGTACGGAGTACAAAAATATGATGGCAAGACAAAAGGAAATGCCGAAACAAAAAATATTTGTATTCGGAAATCAAAAACAAGCAGTATAA
- a CDS encoding DUF4956 domain-containing protein translates to MDNLINSITSTSDSGITLTLSMAIVAMAAALIFGLVISLTYMGTHKNKYQQSFAITLTMLPIILTVIILFVGSNVARAFSLAGTLSIIRFRSAPGDPEDIGYIFFDIAAGLACGVGLYGYGALFVLLLCLFMIVISKIKFGKPNTTAKNLKITIPENLDYEGIFDEIIKKYSKDYTLQKVRTTDLGSLYELTYSVNMNKDADEKKFIDELRCRNGNLNIVLSLAATELYGK, encoded by the coding sequence ATGGATAATTTAATAAATTCAATAACATCAACATCGGATTCAGGCATAACGCTAACCTTGTCTATGGCGATAGTCGCAATGGCGGCGGCACTTATATTCGGACTTGTTATAAGTCTTACATATATGGGTACACATAAAAATAAATATCAGCAGAGTTTTGCGATTACGCTTACAATGCTGCCGATAATTTTGACGGTTATAATTTTGTTTGTGGGAAGTAACGTGGCGAGAGCATTTTCTCTTGCGGGAACATTGTCGATTATTCGTTTCCGTTCGGCACCCGGCGATCCGGAGGATATAGGATATATTTTCTTTGATATTGCGGCAGGTCTTGCGTGCGGTGTAGGTCTTTACGGATACGGAGCATTGTTTGTTTTATTGCTTTGCCTGTTTATGATTGTGATTTCAAAAATCAAATTCGGTAAGCCTAATACGACGGCTAAAAATTTGAAAATTACCATTCCCGAAAATCTTGATTACGAGGGTATATTTGATGAAATAATCAAGAAATACTCAAAAGATTATACATTACAAAAGGTCAGAACAACAGATTTGGGCTCGCTGTATGAACTTACATATTCGGTTAATATGAATAAAGATGCCGATGAAAAGAAGTTTATTGACGAATTAAGATGCAGAAACGGTAATTTGAACATTGTATTGTCACTTGCCGCAACAGAGCTTTACGGAAAATAA
- a CDS encoding DMT family transporter encodes MAGIIFSIIAGASMSIQGVMNTRLSDKIGIYESNAFVQGTAFLLSLIAVWIMGKGSFKDIADVNKFYLLGGVLGIIITVTVMLGIGKLSPTVAISIILISQLFVAALIDAFGLMGSEKVAFTWNKYIGMALMIGGVLLFKWKS; translated from the coding sequence ATGGCAGGAATAATTTTCAGTATAATAGCGGGTGCGTCAATGAGTATACAGGGTGTTATGAATACACGTCTTTCGGATAAAATAGGAATATACGAATCAAACGCATTCGTTCAGGGAACGGCATTTTTATTGTCGCTTATTGCGGTGTGGATAATGGGCAAAGGCAGTTTTAAAGATATAGCGGACGTGAATAAATTCTATCTTTTGGGCGGTGTACTGGGGATAATTATAACCGTAACGGTTATGCTCGGTATAGGCAAATTAAGTCCTACGGTGGCAATTTCAATTATATTGATTTCACAGCTTTTCGTTGCGGCGTTGATTGACGCATTCGGTCTTATGGGCAGCGAAAAGGTCGCGTTTACTTGGAATAAATACATCGGAATGGCACTTATGATAGGCGGTGTGCTGTTGTTTAAATGGAAATCATAA
- the potA gene encoding spermidine/putrescine ABC transporter ATP-binding protein: MNKNIISLENIAVSFDGEKILNDINLDIKDKEFVTFLGPSGCGKTTTLRIIGGFLKPDSGIVRFDGKEINNIPPYKRNVNTVFQRYALFPHLNVYDNIAFGLKIKKFSDKEIQKRVGAMLELVNLKGFEKRSIDRLSGGQQQRVAIARALVNEPKVLLLDEPLGALDLKLRKDMQIELKRIQQSLEITFIYVTHDQEEALTMSDTVVVMNNGDIQQIGSPVDIYNEPKNAFVADFIGESNILNGMMVKDLLVEINGHRFECVDTGFGENKPVDVVIRPEDIQLVKPDDSHISGVVQSVTFKGVHYEMLIEAYDHDWLVHSTKAAEVGSTVGIKFDPYDIHIMHKMND, from the coding sequence TTGAACAAAAATATTATTAGTCTTGAAAACATTGCCGTTTCCTTTGACGGTGAGAAGATTTTAAACGACATCAATCTTGACATTAAGGACAAAGAATTTGTAACGTTTCTCGGCCCATCGGGCTGCGGAAAGACAACCACACTTAGAATTATAGGTGGGTTTTTAAAGCCTGACAGCGGTATTGTCAGGTTTGACGGTAAGGAGATTAATAATATACCTCCTTATAAACGTAATGTTAATACGGTGTTTCAGAGATACGCGCTTTTTCCTCATTTGAATGTGTATGATAATATTGCATTCGGATTGAAGATAAAGAAATTTTCTGATAAGGAAATTCAAAAGCGTGTCGGAGCAATGCTGGAGCTTGTAAACCTTAAAGGTTTTGAAAAACGCTCAATCGACAGACTTTCCGGCGGTCAGCAGCAGAGAGTTGCCATTGCAAGGGCACTTGTCAATGAGCCGAAGGTGCTTCTTCTTGACGAGCCTTTGGGCGCGCTTGATTTGAAGCTTAGAAAAGATATGCAGATTGAATTAAAGCGTATTCAGCAAAGCCTTGAAATTACGTTTATATATGTAACACACGACCAGGAGGAGGCTCTTACAATGAGTGATACGGTCGTGGTAATGAATAACGGTGATATTCAGCAAATCGGTTCTCCGGTTGATATATATAATGAGCCTAAAAACGCATTCGTTGCCGACTTTATCGGTGAAAGCAATATCCTAAACGGTATGATGGTTAAGGATTTGCTTGTTGAGATAAACGGTCACAGATTTGAATGTGTTGATACGGGATTCGGTGAAAATAAACCTGTTGACGTTGTTATACGTCCTGAGGATATTCAGCTTGTTAAGCCTGACGATTCACATATTTCGGGTGTTGTGCAGTCTGTCACGTTTAAGGGTGTGCATTATGAAATGCTTATCGAGGCTTATGACCACGATTGGCTTGTACATTCGACAAAGGCGGCAGAAGTGGGAAGTACGGTCGGTATAAAGTTCGATCCGTATGACATACATATTATGCACAAGATGAACGATTAA
- a CDS encoding ABC transporter permease: MMKKLVSAPYLLWMAIFIIVPLIMVAYFALTDTNGAFTLDNLAAVSQYSNIFIRSIWLAAVATVICFIIAYPLALILANTDKSYQSTVLMIVMLPMWMNFLLRTYAWMTLLGNNGLINSFFGLFGLGPFKMLNTSGAVVLGMVYNYLPYMILPLYTVMEKIDKSVIEAAHDLGCNNVKTMFKVIVPLSMPGIMSGITMVFVPAISTFIISRMLGGGSNLLIGDLIEMQFLGNSYNPNLGAAISLVLMVIILLIMTILNQFDDDEDKVLM, from the coding sequence ATGATGAAAAAACTTGTTTCCGCTCCTTATCTTTTGTGGATGGCGATATTTATTATTGTTCCGCTTATAATGGTGGCATACTTTGCTTTAACCGATACAAACGGAGCATTTACGCTTGACAATCTTGCGGCGGTGTCGCAGTATTCAAATATATTTATTCGTTCAATATGGCTTGCGGCGGTCGCGACGGTGATATGTTTTATCATAGCGTATCCGCTTGCACTGATACTTGCCAATACGGATAAAAGCTATCAAAGTACGGTGCTTATGATAGTAATGCTCCCAATGTGGATGAACTTTCTTTTGAGAACGTACGCATGGATGACACTTTTGGGCAATAACGGACTTATTAACAGCTTTTTTGGGCTTTTCGGACTTGGTCCGTTTAAAATGCTGAATACATCGGGTGCGGTTGTGCTTGGTATGGTTTATAACTATTTGCCGTATATGATACTTCCGCTTTATACTGTAATGGAAAAGATAGATAAAAGCGTTATCGAGGCGGCTCACGATTTGGGCTGTAACAATGTAAAGACTATGTTCAAGGTTATTGTACCGCTGAGTATGCCCGGAATAATGTCGGGTATCACAATGGTGTTTGTGCCGGCAATCAGTACATTTATTATTTCAAGAATGCTCGGCGGCGGTTCTAACCTGCTTATCGGTGACCTTATAGAAATGCAGTTTCTCGGAAATTCGTATAATCCGAACTTAGGTGCGGCAATTTCGCTTGTGCTTATGGTTATCATTCTGCTGATTATGACAATACTTAATCAGTTTGATGATGATGAAGATAAGGTGCTTATGTAA
- a CDS encoding ABC transporter permease produces MALVLLFLYIPIFVLIVFSFNVTKSRSVFSGFTFDWYIKLFHNGLIMKSLLNTVIVATVASIAATILGTAAAIGINNMKKLPRTIVMQGTNIPIINPEIVTGVSLMLLFVFFAARMNFEFGFVTLIIAHITFDVPYVILNIMPKFRQMNPHLYEAAQDLGCSPVSAFFKVVLPEILPGVISGFLMSFTFSLDDFVISYFTSGATSQTLPITIYSMTRRKVSPEINALSTIIFVIVVIVLVVKNVIERRNAVKRGVK; encoded by the coding sequence ATGGCTCTTGTTTTATTGTTCCTGTATATACCGATTTTTGTGCTTATTGTGTTTTCGTTTAACGTAACAAAAAGCCGTTCGGTGTTTTCGGGATTTACATTTGATTGGTACATAAAGCTGTTTCATAACGGACTTATAATGAAATCGCTTTTAAATACAGTAATAGTTGCGACAGTTGCGTCAATCGCCGCGACAATTCTCGGTACTGCGGCGGCAATCGGTATAAACAATATGAAAAAACTGCCGCGAACGATTGTTATGCAGGGTACGAACATTCCTATTATTAACCCCGAAATCGTTACGGGTGTTTCGCTTATGCTTTTGTTCGTGTTCTTTGCGGCAAGAATGAATTTTGAATTTGGCTTTGTGACGCTTATCATAGCACATATCACGTTTGACGTGCCGTATGTAATTCTGAACATAATGCCGAAATTCAGACAGATGAATCCGCATCTTTACGAGGCGGCACAGGATTTGGGGTGCAGTCCTGTTTCGGCATTTTTCAAGGTTGTTTTGCCTGAAATATTGCCGGGTGTAATTTCGGGATTTTTGATGTCGTTCACATTTTCGCTTGATGATTTTGTTATCAGTTACTTTACAAGCGGTGCAACGTCACAAACATTGCCGATTACGATTTATTCAATGACAAGACGTAAGGTAAGCCCTGAAATAAACGCACTTTCAACAATAATTTTTGTAATCGTGGTTATAGTGCTTGTTGTTAAGAATGTAATTGAGCGTAGAAATGCGGTAAAGCGAGGTGTTAAATGA
- a CDS encoding ABC transporter substrate-binding protein translates to MMKKFILALISMSLLFASGCAHIEEYDTEETADTEETTEVQTVTVDNPEYYTRFKNDGISINVYNWGEYIPDGSEEGVLNLNAEFTKLTGITVNYSTYATNEELYAKLKGGGSTYDIIIPSDYMISRMIKENMLEPLDKSNIPNFANIMDKFKSSEYDPGSKYSVPYTWGTVGIIYDTTVVDEEDIGWDILWDEDYSGRILMFDNPRDAFAIAENMLGYSLNTENSEELEKAAEKLKEQKKVVQAYVMDEIFDKMGAGEAIIAPYYAGDAVTLMDEYEDLGFVIPDSGTNLFIDAVCIPKGCRNKEAAEMYINFLNEPDVAYAIADFIGYSTPNQKAYEMLDDEVKNDGISYLDDDYIEEKTTVFCNLSDEANQKMQTLWTDMKSSEEQTPNKVIVPAFMSVCVIASLIILIRRYIKKKKDMF, encoded by the coding sequence ATGATGAAAAAATTTATACTTGCTTTAATTTCAATGTCGCTTTTGTTTGCAAGCGGTTGTGCGCATATTGAGGAATACGATACGGAGGAAACGGCAGATACGGAAGAAACAACGGAAGTACAGACTGTAACGGTTGATAATCCCGAATACTATACGCGGTTTAAGAATGACGGCATATCAATAAACGTGTATAACTGGGGTGAATATATTCCTGACGGAAGTGAGGAGGGCGTACTTAACTTAAACGCCGAATTTACAAAGCTTACGGGCATAACGGTAAATTACAGTACATATGCTACGAACGAGGAGCTTTACGCAAAGTTGAAGGGCGGCGGCTCGACTTATGATATTATCATTCCTTCAGATTATATGATTTCAAGAATGATAAAAGAAAATATGCTTGAACCGCTTGATAAGTCGAATATTCCGAATTTTGCAAATATAATGGATAAGTTTAAGAGCTCGGAATATGATCCCGGCTCAAAGTATTCCGTGCCGTATACATGGGGAACGGTCGGAATTATCTATGATACGACTGTTGTAGATGAGGAGGATATTGGCTGGGATATTCTTTGGGATGAAGATTATTCGGGCAGAATATTGATGTTCGATAATCCGCGTGACGCATTTGCGATTGCGGAAAATATGCTTGGATATTCGCTTAATACTGAAAACAGCGAAGAACTTGAAAAAGCGGCGGAAAAGCTGAAAGAACAGAAAAAAGTTGTTCAGGCGTATGTAATGGACGAAATATTTGATAAGATGGGTGCAGGTGAGGCAATAATAGCACCGTATTACGCAGGTGACGCTGTAACGCTTATGGACGAATATGAGGACCTTGGTTTTGTAATTCCCGACAGCGGTACAAACTTGTTTATAGATGCGGTTTGTATTCCTAAGGGCTGCAGAAATAAAGAGGCGGCGGAAATGTATATTAATTTCTTGAATGAGCCTGACGTTGCATATGCGATTGCAGATTTTATCGGATATTCAACTCCAAACCAAAAAGCATATGAAATGCTTGATGATGAAGTGAAAAATGACGGTATATCTTATCTTGATGATGATTATATCGAGGAAAAAACGACTGTTTTCTGTAATCTTTCAGATGAGGCAAATCAGAAAATGCAGACGCTTTGGACTGATATGAAGTCGTCAGAAGAACAAACACCGAATAAAGTGATAGTTCCGGCATTTATGTCAGTGTGCGTCATTGCGTCATTGATTATATTAATAAGAAGATATATTAAAAAGAAGAAAGATATGTTTTAA
- a CDS encoding type III pantothenate kinase, whose translation MILAIDIGNTNIVVGCCKDNKVSFVERISTNHTATELEYAVSIKTILELYNIDFSEIDGAIISSVVPTVTITMKRAIKKITGCEAMIIGPGIKTGLSIVIDNPAQLGSDLVVDAVAGIHEYGAPIIIFDLGTATTISVVDKNNNYIGGVIMPGMGISLNAMVSGTSQLPRISLEEPKKIIGSNTVDCMKSGILYGTASSMDGMIERIKEEIGEAKVVATGGLANTVVPHCKNDIILDDELLLKGLMIIYNKNI comes from the coding sequence ATGATACTTGCAATAGACATTGGAAATACAAACATAGTGGTAGGATGTTGTAAGGACAACAAAGTTTCGTTTGTGGAACGAATTTCTACAAATCACACTGCAACGGAGCTTGAATATGCTGTTTCGATAAAAACGATTTTGGAGCTTTACAACATTGATTTTTCTGAAATTGACGGTGCGATAATATCATCGGTTGTTCCTACTGTCACAATCACTATGAAAAGAGCGATAAAGAAAATTACAGGCTGTGAGGCAATGATTATCGGACCGGGTATAAAGACGGGTTTAAGCATTGTTATAGACAATCCCGCACAACTCGGCAGTGACTTGGTTGTTGACGCGGTTGCGGGAATACATGAATACGGTGCGCCGATTATAATATTTGACCTTGGCACCGCAACGACTATTTCGGTAGTCGATAAGAATAACAACTACATCGGCGGTGTTATAATGCCGGGAATGGGTATTTCGCTTAACGCAATGGTAAGCGGTACTTCGCAACTTCCGAGAATTAGCCTTGAAGAACCGAAAAAGATTATCGGCTCAAATACCGTTGACTGTATGAAAAGCGGTATATTGTACGGTACTGCGTCAAGTATGGACGGAATGATTGAGCGTATCAAGGAAGAAATCGGTGAGGCGAAAGTTGTCGCAACAGGCGGACTTGCAAATACGGTTGTTCCGCATTGTAAAAATGACATAATTCTTGATGACGAACTTTTGCTTAAAGGACTTATGATAATATATAATAAAAACATTTAA
- a CDS encoding PTS transporter subunit IIABC, whose amino-acid sequence MLPIAILPVAGLFLGIGSSFTNETMLKAYGLYGIMGPGTIIHGILTVMSAAGSIVFDNLPLLFAIGVAIGMAKREKEVAALASVIAFFIMHTAISALISVNYAGGDMSMDAMEQAVVNLEQNLGLSGATSMVLGIYTLNMGVFGGIIVGLGTAALHNRFYKIQLPQVLSFFGGTRFVPIISAVVFLLVGILMYFIWPYIQKVISMLGNLVQNTGYIGTLIYGIIERALIPFGLHHVFYMPFWQTNVGGSMEIAGQTINGAQNIFFAQLADPNTTKFSVDATRFMAGKFPFMMFGLPGAALAMYRCARNEKKKVVGGLLLSAALTAFLTGITEPLEFTFLFVAPILYVVHCVLAGISFMLMHIFGVGVGMTFSGGLIDMTLFGIMQGNAKTHWLYIVLVGIVYFFVYWGVFTFLIKKFNFKTPGREADNEETKLYTRSDVNAKKDGKTDMTSVLILKGLGGKENIADIDCCATRLRITVHNSDAVSEDILKQSGAAGVIKKGNGIQVIYGPRVTVIKSHLEDFMESKESVDLSGYGVADNEIQTEKETAPKADGTEIFLSSPIRGKAVPLEKVDDEVFSAGILGQGIAIEPSEGKVFAPVDGVVENIPKSKHAIAITADNDANILIHVGLDTVELDGNGFDVKVANGAKIKKGDLLMTFNLSGIKKQGYKMITPMVVCNADEFAEFKTVADGDVNVGDDVIRIVR is encoded by the coding sequence ATGCTGCCGATTGCAATTTTGCCTGTTGCAGGACTTTTTCTGGGTATAGGAAGTTCTTTCACAAATGAAACAATGCTTAAAGCATACGGTCTTTACGGCATAATGGGACCGGGAACGATAATTCACGGCATTTTAACGGTTATGAGTGCCGCCGGAAGTATCGTTTTTGATAATTTGCCGTTGCTTTTTGCAATCGGTGTTGCAATCGGTATGGCGAAACGTGAAAAAGAAGTCGCCGCACTTGCGAGTGTTATTGCGTTTTTTATTATGCACACTGCCATAAGTGCGTTGATTTCCGTAAATTATGCCGGCGGCGATATGAGTATGGACGCAATGGAACAGGCTGTTGTGAATTTGGAGCAAAATCTCGGTCTGAGCGGTGCAACGTCAATGGTACTTGGTATATATACGCTTAATATGGGCGTGTTTGGCGGTATTATAGTCGGACTTGGTACGGCGGCACTGCACAACAGATTTTACAAAATACAACTTCCGCAAGTGCTGTCATTTTTCGGCGGTACAAGATTTGTGCCGATAATATCGGCGGTGGTGTTTTTGCTTGTCGGAATACTTATGTATTTTATTTGGCCGTATATTCAAAAAGTTATTTCAATGCTTGGAAATCTCGTACAGAATACGGGCTATATCGGTACACTGATTTACGGAATAATCGAACGTGCGTTAATACCGTTCGGACTTCATCATGTATTCTATATGCCGTTTTGGCAGACAAATGTCGGAGGCTCAATGGAGATTGCAGGTCAGACAATAAACGGTGCACAAAATATATTCTTTGCACAGCTTGCCGACCCTAACACAACGAAATTTTCCGTTGACGCAACGCGTTTTATGGCAGGTAAATTCCCGTTTATGATGTTCGGTTTGCCGGGTGCGGCACTTGCAATGTACAGATGTGCCAGAAACGAAAAGAAAAAAGTTGTCGGAGGACTTTTGCTTTCGGCGGCATTGACGGCATTTTTGACAGGTATAACAGAGCCGCTTGAATTTACATTCTTGTTCGTTGCACCGATTTTGTATGTTGTGCATTGTGTGCTTGCAGGTATCTCGTTTATGCTTATGCATATATTCGGTGTCGGAGTCGGTATGACGTTCTCGGGCGGACTTATAGATATGACTCTTTTCGGTATAATGCAAGGTAATGCAAAAACTCATTGGCTTTATATCGTGCTTGTCGGTATTGTGTATTTCTTCGTTTATTGGGGTGTATTCACGTTCCTTATAAAGAAATTTAACTTTAAAACTCCGGGTCGTGAGGCGGATAATGAGGAAACAAAGCTTTATACGCGTTCAGATGTGAATGCGAAAAAAGACGGAAAGACAGATATGACGTCTGTTTTGATTTTAAAAGGACTTGGAGGTAAAGAAAATATCGCCGATATTGACTGTTGTGCAACAAGACTTCGTATTACGGTGCATAACAGTGACGCGGTCAGCGAGGATATTTTAAAACAAAGCGGTGCGGCAGGTGTAATTAAAAAGGGTAACGGTATACAGGTTATTTACGGTCCGCGAGTAACGGTTATAAAGTCGCATTTGGAGGACTTTATGGAAAGTAAGGAAAGCGTCGATTTAAGCGGTTATGGTGTGGCGGATAATGAAATACAAACTGAAAAAGAAACTGCACCGAAAGCAGACGGAACGGAAATATTCCTTTCATCTCCGATAAGAGGAAAAGCAGTACCGCTTGAAAAGGTGGATGATGAGGTATTCTCTGCCGGAATACTCGGACAAGGTATTGCGATTGAGCCGAGCGAGGGCAAGGTTTTCGCACCGGTTGACGGTGTGGTTGAAAACATTCCGAAAAGTAAGCACGCTATCGCAATAACTGCGGATAATGATGCAAATATTTTAATTCACGTCGGTCTTGATACAGTTGAACTTGACGGTAACGGATTTGACGTAAAAGTTGCAAACGGTGCAAAAATCAAAAAAGGCGACTTGCTTATGACGTTTAATTTAAGCGGAATAAAGAAACAGGGCTATAAAATGATAACGCCTATGGTAGTTTGTAACGCAGATGAATTTGCGGAATTTAAAACCGTTGCCGACGGTGATGTGAATGTCGGTGATGATGTGATAAGAATAGTCAGATAA
- a CDS encoding branched-chain amino acid aminotransferase has product MEISITKTTTPKQKPADESKLGFGQYYTDHMFIMNYDEGEGWHNPRIVPYGPFELDPAAMVLHYAQEIFEGMKAYRTADGSIQLFRPDKNMARMNVSCDRLCIPKIDEEFAIKAIKTLVEVDKDWVPSLDGTSLYIRPYIFATDAQVGVHPAKHLTFAIILSPVGAYYPQGIAPVKIFVEQKYVRAVIGGTGFTKAGANYAISLKGQEEAAEQGYVQTLWLDGVERKYVEEVGSMNVFFKIDGEVVTPALVGSILGGITRMSIIELLQSKGYKVSERRLSIDELVEAFKAGKLEEAWGTGTAAVISPIGELKYGDLVMPVNNGEIGEVTHMLYDTLTGIQWGKIKDEFGWTVKID; this is encoded by the coding sequence ATGGAAATCTCAATCACAAAAACAACTACTCCAAAACAAAAGCCTGCTGATGAATCAAAGCTTGGTTTTGGTCAATATTATACCGACCATATGTTCATTATGAACTATGACGAGGGAGAGGGTTGGCACAACCCAAGAATCGTCCCTTACGGCCCGTTTGAACTTGATCCTGCCGCTATGGTACTTCACTATGCACAGGAAATCTTTGAAGGTATGAAGGCTTATCGTACAGCTGACGGTTCAATTCAACTTTTCCGTCCTGATAAGAATATGGCAAGAATGAACGTTTCGTGTGATCGTCTTTGCATTCCTAAGATAGATGAAGAATTTGCTATAAAGGCAATCAAAACACTTGTAGAAGTAGATAAGGACTGGGTACCTTCACTTGACGGTACTTCACTTTACATCAGACCTTACATATTCGCTACTGACGCACAAGTTGGTGTTCACCCTGCAAAGCACCTTACATTTGCAATTATTCTTTCACCGGTCGGAGCATATTATCCGCAAGGTATCGCACCTGTTAAAATCTTCGTTGAACAGAAGTATGTTCGTGCCGTAATCGGCGGTACAGGTTTCACAAAAGCCGGCGCTAACTATGCTATTTCTCTAAAGGGTCAGGAAGAGGCCGCTGAACAAGGTTATGTTCAAACTCTATGGCTTGACGGTGTTGAAAGAAAGTACGTTGAAGAAGTTGGTTCAATGAACGTATTCTTCAAAATTGACGGCGAAGTTGTTACTCCTGCTCTTGTAGGCTCAATTCTTGGCGGTATTACAAGAATGTCAATTATTGAACTTCTTCAGTCAAAGGGTTACAAAGTTTCAGAACGTCGTCTTTCAATCGATGAACTTGTTGAGGCATTCAAAGCAGGTAAGCTTGAAGAAGCTTGGGGTACAGGTACTGCCGCTGTTATTTCGCCTATCGGCGAACTTAAGTACGGTGACCTTGTAATGCCTGTAAACAACGGCGAAATCGGCGAAGTTACTCATATGCTTTATGATACTCTTACAGGTATTCAATGGGGCAAAATAAAAGACGAGTTCGGTTGGACAGTTAAGATAGACTAA